One window of the Paenibacillus beijingensis genome contains the following:
- a CDS encoding ABC transporter permease yields the protein MKVWKFLLFLFVCSVFFFMYFPILVTVLFSFNSGKVPAFPIQSFSIHWYSELFSDSKLWTAAQNSLLVSLPSIIVSTIIGTMAAFLFHRHKFTGQGMLHMAILLPYVLPGILTGISLTLMFKFLGVPSSLFTVILGHTVLITPLIMLMTMNRLKRFDRSIELASMDLGAGPVTTFFRITLPNIKGAIISGMLLGLTVSFDEVIVTFFLIGTDNTLPMQIWSMIRFGFSPQINAIYSIFIILSLLIVFITNRRGRRKERNSA from the coding sequence ATGAAAGTCTGGAAGTTCTTGTTGTTTCTGTTCGTATGCTCCGTTTTTTTCTTTATGTATTTCCCGATTCTGGTTACGGTACTTTTCTCCTTCAACTCCGGGAAAGTGCCTGCATTTCCGATTCAATCCTTCAGTATCCATTGGTATTCGGAACTGTTTAGCGATTCAAAGCTGTGGACCGCAGCACAAAACAGTCTTCTGGTCAGCCTGCCTTCGATTATCGTAAGCACAATTATCGGCACGATGGCGGCATTTCTGTTTCATCGCCATAAATTTACGGGGCAGGGCATGCTGCATATGGCGATCCTATTGCCCTATGTTCTCCCTGGCATTCTGACGGGTATTTCACTGACGCTGATGTTTAAATTTCTGGGTGTGCCTTCATCTCTGTTCACCGTTATTTTGGGACACACCGTCTTGATCACTCCGCTGATCATGCTGATGACGATGAACCGTCTCAAACGATTCGATAGATCCATTGAATTGGCGTCGATGGATCTTGGAGCAGGTCCGGTAACGACCTTTTTCCGGATCACGCTTCCGAATATTAAAGGGGCGATTATTAGCGGTATGCTGCTCGGACTGACGGTTTCTTTCGACGAGGTCATAGTCACATTTTTCCTTATTGGAACCGATAATACATTGCCAATGCAGATCTGGTCCATGATCCGGTTCGGCTTTTCGCCGCAAATCAACGCGATCTACTCTATCTTCATCATTCTTTCTCTGCTGATCGTGTTCATTACGAACCGCAGAGGCCGGAGAAAGGAAAGAAACAGCGCATGA
- a CDS encoding ABC transporter permease: MNRNIVIGLIAAWVLLFILIPIGVMAAYSLWSVEDFKIVKKMSFRNYEEIFLNGTYLSVLWKTIRLSVFVGLLASLISYPLAVYIRYFGGRYKHFLYLAVLAPLLVGYLIRVYAWRSILSENGVINSILTMTGILAEPTDKLLFNSFSVVVTMLCIAIPFTFIPIYNAIEKIPAYLLNAAADLGASTRQTFITVLFPLSLPGLVTGFMFAFIAALGDYMTPSLVGGTSGIMIGNIVQSQFGNSFNWPLGSALAIIILIMTLLVIVVSQKLGDVKGVIEEG, encoded by the coding sequence ATGAATAGAAATATCGTAATCGGGTTGATTGCAGCGTGGGTGCTGCTGTTTATCCTTATTCCGATCGGCGTCATGGCGGCATACAGTTTGTGGAGTGTGGAGGATTTCAAGATTGTAAAGAAGATGAGCTTTCGTAATTATGAGGAAATATTTCTGAACGGTACTTATCTTTCGGTTCTATGGAAGACGATCAGGCTGTCCGTGTTCGTTGGTTTGCTGGCGTCGCTCATCAGTTACCCGCTCGCAGTGTACATTCGCTATTTCGGGGGAAGATACAAGCATTTTCTTTACCTTGCCGTGCTTGCTCCTTTGCTCGTCGGTTATTTGATACGGGTCTACGCATGGCGGTCGATCTTGAGCGAGAACGGTGTCATTAATTCCATTCTGACGATGACAGGCATATTGGCGGAGCCTACCGACAAGCTGTTGTTCAATAGCTTTTCCGTTGTCGTTACGATGCTGTGCATCGCCATCCCGTTTACGTTTATTCCCATCTACAATGCTATTGAAAAAATACCAGCCTATCTGCTGAATGCAGCGGCAGATCTCGGAGCAAGTACGCGGCAAACGTTCATAACCGTACTGTTTCCGCTCAGTCTGCCGGGACTTGTAACAGGCTTCATGTTCGCCTTCATCGCGGCATTGGGCGATTATATGACGCCTTCGCTCGTAGGCGGGACTTCCGGAATTATGATTGGGAATATCGTCCAGTCCCAATTCGGAAACAGTTTCAACTGGCCCCTTGGTTCTGCCCTTGCTATTATCATACTGATCATGACGCTGCTTGTCATTGTCGTTTCCCAGAAGCTGGGCGATGTCAAAGGCGTCATTGAAGAAGGGTAG
- a CDS encoding ABC transporter ATP-binding protein — protein sequence MVKQQDIVLEFQNVKKQYGGYTAIERLDLSIQRGEFFSIVGPSGCGKTTILKMIAGFEFPTAGTIEIAGKPSDRLPPYKRNVNTVFQNYALFPHMNIFDNVAYPLRIKKADKASIRQTVMEHLDMVGMTQHAQKATHQLSGGQKQRIALARAMISRPDILLLDEPLSALDFHLRQEMQRVLKQLQRESGITFVYITHDQGEALSLSDRIAVMNHGVLQQVDTPSAIYRKPATKFVAGFIGKTNILEGTLNSERQFILSHDQKGLKIQDDSCFQAREPFYISIRPDTVKFSKPDDSYDNCISGAIVVDQSYYGSEREILLNTGEWGPMLVKLNDRESADLTEGTVTDIYFRSKDVISIPKSGTAYE from the coding sequence ATGGTCAAACAACAAGACATCGTGCTGGAATTTCAGAACGTTAAGAAGCAGTACGGAGGTTATACTGCCATTGAGAGGCTCGACTTGTCTATCCAAAGAGGGGAGTTCTTCTCTATCGTCGGGCCGAGCGGCTGCGGCAAAACGACCATACTAAAGATGATTGCAGGTTTCGAATTTCCGACAGCCGGCACGATTGAGATTGCTGGGAAGCCGTCCGATCGTCTGCCTCCATATAAACGGAACGTCAACACCGTCTTTCAGAACTATGCGTTATTTCCGCACATGAACATTTTTGACAATGTCGCATACCCTCTCCGGATCAAAAAAGCGGACAAAGCATCCATCAGGCAAACGGTTATGGAGCATCTGGATATGGTTGGCATGACCCAACATGCGCAGAAGGCAACCCATCAGCTTAGCGGAGGACAAAAGCAAAGGATTGCGCTTGCCAGGGCGATGATTTCAAGACCGGATATTCTCCTTCTGGATGAGCCTTTGTCGGCTCTGGACTTCCATCTTCGTCAGGAGATGCAGCGAGTGCTGAAGCAATTGCAACGGGAGAGCGGCATTACGTTCGTATATATTACGCACGATCAGGGCGAAGCGCTTAGTCTCTCGGATCGGATTGCCGTGATGAATCATGGCGTTCTCCAGCAGGTGGATACACCTTCCGCCATCTACCGGAAGCCTGCGACGAAATTTGTCGCGGGCTTTATCGGGAAGACGAATATATTGGAAGGCACACTTAATTCGGAACGTCAATTCATCCTTTCTCACGATCAGAAAGGCTTGAAAATTCAAGACGACAGTTGCTTTCAGGCCCGGGAACCGTTTTATATTTCCATTCGTCCGGATACCGTGAAGTTTTCGAAGCCTGATGACAGCTATGATAACTGTATATCTGGAGCCATAGTCGTAGATCAATCCTATTACGGCTCGGAAAGGGAAATTTTGCTGAATACCGGGGAGTGGGGGCCTATGCTCGTCAAGCTGAACGATCGTGAGTCTGCCGATCTGACGGAAGGGACAGTAACCGACATTTACTTTCGCTCGAAAGACGTCATTTCCATACCTAAAAGCGGGACAGCCTATGAATAG